One genomic region from Rhizophagus irregularis chromosome 23, complete sequence encodes:
- a CDS encoding uncharacterized protein (SECRETED:cutsite_SVA-TP; SECRETED:prob_0.7142); SECRETED:SignalP(1-22), whose amino-acid sequence MKLSYTLILAINLALFAASSVATPIGNMENGVINKRGDEDKHKLKIPPPPPGKFPDGPKGGDFDGPKDPKGKDFDGPKGPKGKDFDGPKGPKGEDFDGPKDPKGKDFDGPKGPKGKDFDDPKGLKSRDLDDPAEGPKGPKGEDFDGPKGPKGGDFDGPKGPKGKDFDGPKGPKGEDFDGPKGPKGKDFDGPKGPGPKDGPKFPPKAK is encoded by the coding sequence ATGAAGCTCTCTTACACTCTAATTTTGGCTATAAATTTAGCCCTTTTCGCTGCTAGTTCCGTTGCCACACCAATTGGAAACATGGAAAATggtgttattaataaaagaggTGATGAGGATAAACATAAACTAAAAATTCCTCCACCTCCTCCTGGTAAATTTCCTGATGGCCCCAAAGGTGGAGATTTTGATGGTCCAAAAGATCCCAAGGGTAAAGATTTCGATGGTCCAAAAGGTCCCAAAGGCAAAGATTTTGATGGTCCAAAAGGCCCAAAGGGTGAAGATTTTGATGGTCCAAAAGATCCCAAGGGTAAAGATTTCGATGGCCCAAAAGGCCCAAAGGGTAAAGATTTCGATGATCCAAAAGGTCTCAAGAGTAGAGACTTAGATGATCCAGCAGAAGGCCCAAAAGGCCCAAAAGGTGAAGATTTCGATGGTCCAAAAGGCCCAAAGGGTGGTGATTTCGATGGTCCAAAAGGTCCAAAGGGTAAAGATTTCGATGGTCCAAAAGGTCCAAAGGGTGAAGATTTCGATGGTCCAAAAGGCCCAAAGGGTAAAGATTTCGATGGTCCAAAAGGTCCCGGTCCTAAGGATGGACCAAAATTTCCCCCTAAAgcaaaataa